The Siniperca chuatsi isolate FFG_IHB_CAS linkage group LG9, ASM2008510v1, whole genome shotgun sequence genome includes a region encoding these proteins:
- the si:ch73-54f23.4 gene encoding zinc-binding protein A33, producing the protein MYQNHTKDTNNNCNKSLLCDHKEKLVQAIKRIKHEVDECREAERETYIESLKVENSFDALEREIRAEFQNLHRFLDEEEWKDLERLRRERQKQLKQLKEREKKIAEQGKDLERAITVLNSKLAEEDSHKLLKEIQDLIKRSQVSFVLPAEVDTEVRSGQFVGPIQYRIWKHMKSCLYPNITSMTFDPETAHPNLSMSQSCTSVWFEEDKDTADCQANPRRFHYYYCVLGHQGFTTGRHYWEVEVGRKTAWRLGVAREDVPRGEMAATGTFSGLWTLALKGGSVLACTDPKPTKVNVSVCLVRIGVFLDCEKEEVSFYNAVTMAPIYTFTMGTVVGPLFPFYNPCDLDDGKNTAAIKIFNPSL; encoded by the exons ATGTACCAAAACCACACCAAAGACACcaacaacaactgcaataaAAGCCTTCTCTGTGATCACAAG gaaAAGCTTGTCCAGGCTATTAAAAGAATCAAGCACGAGGTAGATGAgtgcagagaagcagagagagagacgtacATAGAGTCACTGAAAGTAGAG AACAGTTTTGATGCCCTGGAACGAGAAATCAGAGCTGAATTTCAGAACCTCCATCGTTTCCTGGATGAAGAGGAGTGGAAGGACCTGGAGCGActgaggagggagagacagaagcaactgaagcagctgaaggaaagagagaagaaaatagcAGAGCAAGGGAAAGACCTCGAGAGAGCAATCACAGTGCTCAACAGTAAACTGGCTGAGGAGGACAGTCACAAACTGCTCAAA GAAATTCAAGATCTCATAAAAAG GTCTCAGGTCAGCTTTGTTCTTCCAGCGGAGGTGGACACTGAGGTGCGCTCTGGCCAGTTTGTGGGGCCCATACAGTACAGGATATGGAAGCACATGAAAAGCTGCCTTTACCCAA ACATTACatcaatgacctttgaccctgaaACAGCCCACCCCAATCTGTCCATGTCCCAGTCTTGCACCTCAGTATGGTTTGAGGAGGATAAGGACACGGCGGATTGCCAGGCCAACCCACGACGGTTCCACTATTATTACTGTGTGTTGGGCCATCAGGGCTTCACCACAGGCCGACACtactgggaggtggaggtgggacGTAAGACAGCATGGAGGTTGGGCGTGGCACGAGAAGATGTCCCAAGAGGGGAGATGGCTGCTACTGGTACCTTCAGTGGCCTCTGGACCCTGGCCCTGAAGGGCGGATCTGTCCTAGCCTGCACCGACCCAAAGCCCACCAAGGTCAAcgtatctgtctgtcttgtcCGCATCGGTGTGTTCTTAGACTGTGAAAAGGAGGAGGTGTCTTTCTATAATGCTGTTACCATGGCGCCAATCTACACCTTCACTATGGGAACGGTCGTGGGTCCCCTGTTCCCCTTCTATAATCCATGTGACTTGGATGATGGGAAGAACACGGCTGCAATTAAGATCTTTAACCCTTCACTGTAA